A single Silvibacterium dinghuense DNA region contains:
- the pgsA gene encoding CDP-diacylglycerol--glycerol-3-phosphate 3-phosphatidyltransferase, which translates to MNLPNSITMSRIVAVPLLIWMLSPHFHGVAGWYGSAEIITSLAFILISISDGVDGYLARRRGQITTMGMLLDPLADKLLIASAYIALVQYNPHVVKPWIAVVVIGREFLVTGLRSIASSEGFTISASDLGKLKTVIQIVSVVAAVLDHGWHEWHFGWFVMPVDLIAVVGIYFMTAVSIISAVDYFVAFWRRIEKASTSSRSRENEFVLTRGKKDLPAKNVS; encoded by the coding sequence GTGAATCTCCCCAACTCCATCACGATGAGCCGCATTGTCGCGGTTCCGCTGCTGATCTGGATGCTCTCTCCGCACTTCCACGGCGTGGCAGGCTGGTATGGGAGCGCGGAGATCATTACCTCGCTCGCCTTCATCCTCATCTCGATCTCGGACGGCGTCGATGGCTATCTCGCCCGCCGCCGCGGCCAGATCACGACCATGGGGATGCTCCTCGATCCGCTGGCTGACAAGCTGCTGATCGCCTCCGCCTACATTGCACTGGTCCAGTACAACCCGCACGTCGTCAAGCCGTGGATCGCCGTCGTCGTCATCGGCAGGGAGTTCCTGGTCACGGGCCTGCGATCGATCGCCTCAAGCGAAGGCTTCACCATCTCCGCCAGCGACCTGGGCAAGCTCAAGACGGTCATCCAGATTGTGTCGGTGGTGGCCGCCGTGCTCGATCATGGCTGGCACGAATGGCACTTCGGCTGGTTTGTCATGCCGGTCGACCTGATCGCCGTCGTCGGCATCTACTTTATGACCGCCGTGTCGATCATCTCCGCGGTCGACTACTTTGTGGCTTTCTGGCGCAGGATCGAAAAGGCTTCGACCAGCAGCCGCTCCCGTGAAAATGAGTTCGTGCTCACCCGCGGCAAGAAAGACCTGCCCGCCAAGAACGTCTCGTAG
- a CDS encoding GvpL/GvpF family gas vesicle protein: protein MAWYAYCITEKQAFPELLRHRKPIPLESVAGIQGNQVFLYPASDLAVIVSEYSPQESFNQKSAVDHARVIADCFKVSTVLPFRFGTVFTDDDSLRRSIRSNQRQFVTNIERLRGKAEMHLKVTLDDCCREQIHRYAATAVPNTGREYLSNLRETATLQRERQTKARAISVQMHRMFAPLAEEVTCKRTESGKMLLDIAHLIDHKCIERYQNKYSSASQAMKDCQMQLSGPWPPYHFVHRLTRSNAHSHAHPASA from the coding sequence ATGGCATGGTACGCCTACTGCATAACCGAGAAACAAGCCTTTCCTGAACTTCTCCGTCACCGTAAACCCATTCCTTTGGAATCGGTTGCGGGGATTCAGGGAAATCAGGTTTTTCTTTATCCAGCCAGTGATCTTGCAGTCATCGTCAGCGAATATTCTCCGCAGGAGAGTTTCAACCAGAAATCGGCAGTCGACCACGCTCGCGTGATCGCCGACTGCTTTAAAGTCTCGACCGTATTGCCGTTCCGTTTTGGCACGGTGTTTACCGACGATGATTCGCTGCGGCGTTCGATCCGCTCAAATCAGCGCCAGTTTGTGACGAATATTGAACGGCTCCGCGGCAAGGCCGAGATGCACCTGAAGGTGACTCTCGACGATTGTTGCCGGGAACAGATTCACCGCTATGCCGCGACTGCGGTGCCCAATACCGGCCGCGAGTACCTGAGCAATCTGCGGGAGACAGCGACGCTGCAGCGTGAGCGTCAGACCAAGGCGCGGGCCATCTCAGTGCAGATGCACCGGATGTTCGCACCGCTGGCCGAAGAGGTCACCTGCAAGCGGACCGAATCGGGCAAGATGCTTCTGGATATCGCGCACCTGATCGATCACAAGTGCATTGAGCGGTACCAGAACAAGTATTCCAGTGCGAGCCAGGCGATGAAGGACTGCCAGATGCAGCTCTCGGGACCATGGCCGCCGTACCACTTCGTGCATCGGCTGACGCGTAGCAACGCGCATTCCCATGCACATCCGGCCAGTGCCTGA
- the aroE gene encoding shikimate dehydrogenase: MKAPKKATPKAPKKAVPAAKAAAPAKAVPAAKSVPAPAPAPERIPMSPAILRSRIGRICVAIIGSTPEEMLAKAEEAARENHFLEFRLDYLPKPLLALPKLQTFLCERGDVTAVATCRRVEGGGKFKGSMASELEVLEKAAEAGCHLVDLEIETAEAIKHAQIDKLRSRGAALLISYHDFHTTKDLDKVFERIRPFEPEFIKVVSTAKHLADNVAMMRFLERVRDLASVVGICMGDQGLISRVLGLRAGSVFTFAAATVGEETGPGQIAARTLEDVFRVDQIDAATKVYGVVGNPIKHSLSPLMQNTAFRRETVNAVFLPLQTTKLTDLLTLVREVPISGLAVTMPLKEEILPHLERTDPLSEKIGACNTVVRSQDGKLYGFNTDVAAIVRPLERRLQLKGAKVLVLGAGGAARAAVFGLKDKGADVYILNRTPEAAQKLARQAKAKTFKRELLAKTAFDVIINATPSGMHGVKPASVLNADELNTRLVFDLVYNPIDTPLIRMAREKGLPVITGVEMFVHQGARQFEIWTGKPAPEEEMLRVVVHALRQQAEASKAAEAPAKK; encoded by the coding sequence ATGAAAGCACCCAAGAAAGCTACGCCGAAAGCGCCGAAGAAGGCCGTGCCCGCCGCGAAGGCTGCGGCCCCGGCGAAAGCTGTGCCCGCCGCGAAGTCTGTACCCGCCCCGGCGCCCGCCCCCGAACGTATTCCGATGTCGCCGGCGATCTTACGGTCGCGCATTGGCCGCATCTGCGTGGCCATCATCGGTTCCACGCCGGAAGAGATGCTTGCGAAGGCGGAAGAAGCCGCGCGGGAGAACCATTTCCTGGAGTTCCGGCTGGATTACCTGCCGAAGCCGCTGCTCGCGCTCCCAAAGCTCCAGACGTTTCTCTGTGAGCGCGGCGATGTGACCGCGGTAGCCACCTGCCGGCGCGTCGAGGGCGGCGGCAAGTTCAAGGGCAGCATGGCATCCGAGCTGGAGGTGCTGGAAAAGGCCGCCGAGGCAGGCTGTCATCTCGTGGATCTCGAGATCGAGACGGCCGAAGCCATCAAGCACGCGCAGATCGATAAGCTGCGCAGCCGGGGCGCGGCGCTGCTGATCAGCTACCACGACTTCCACACCACGAAGGATCTGGACAAGGTCTTCGAGCGCATCCGGCCCTTCGAGCCGGAGTTCATCAAGGTGGTTTCGACGGCGAAGCACCTGGCCGACAACGTGGCCATGATGCGCTTTCTCGAGCGGGTACGGGATCTGGCCAGCGTCGTGGGCATCTGCATGGGCGATCAGGGGCTCATCAGCCGGGTATTGGGACTGCGCGCCGGCTCTGTCTTCACCTTTGCCGCGGCGACGGTGGGCGAGGAGACCGGACCGGGGCAGATCGCCGCGCGGACGCTGGAGGATGTCTTCCGTGTCGACCAGATCGATGCGGCGACCAAGGTCTACGGCGTGGTCGGCAACCCCATCAAGCACTCGCTCTCGCCGCTGATGCAGAACACCGCCTTCCGGCGTGAAACCGTGAATGCGGTCTTCCTGCCGCTGCAGACGACCAAGCTGACCGACCTGCTGACGCTGGTGCGCGAGGTGCCGATCAGCGGCCTCGCGGTAACCATGCCGCTCAAGGAAGAGATCCTGCCGCACCTGGAGCGGACCGACCCCCTCTCCGAGAAGATCGGCGCCTGTAATACGGTCGTGCGCTCCCAGGACGGCAAGCTCTATGGCTTCAATACAGATGTGGCGGCAATTGTCCGGCCGCTCGAACGCCGTCTGCAGCTGAAGGGCGCAAAGGTGCTGGTGCTGGGCGCGGGTGGCGCGGCGCGGGCAGCGGTCTTCGGCCTCAAGGACAAGGGCGCCGACGTTTATATCCTGAACCGCACGCCGGAGGCGGCGCAGAAGCTGGCGCGCCAGGCCAAGGCGAAGACCTTCAAGCGCGAGCTGCTGGCTAAAACCGCCTTCGATGTCATCATCAACGCCACGCCCTCGGGCATGCACGGGGTGAAACCGGCAAGCGTGCTCAATGCCGATGAGCTGAACACCAGGCTGGTCTTCGACCTGGTCTACAACCCCATCGACACGCCGCTGATCCGGATGGCGCGCGAAAAAGGGCTGCCCGTGATCACAGGCGTGGAGATGTTTGTGCACCAGGGCGCGCGGCAGTTCGAAATCTGGACCGGCAAGCCGGCTCCCGAGGAAGAGATGCTGCGGGTGGTGGTGCATGCGCTGCGCCAGCAGGCGGAAGCATCCAAGGCGGCAGAGGCTCCGGCAAAGAAGTAG